Proteins co-encoded in one Burkholderia ambifaria AMMD genomic window:
- a CDS encoding MFS transporter yields MNTTTLTSQDAALPSAAKIRRIIFAASIGNALEWFDLIVYGFFAVTIAKLFFPATSEATSLLLTLGTFGLSYLIRPIGGFVLGAYADRAGRKASLLLSIGMMMVGTLLIALMPTYASIGVLAPLGIMLSRLMQGFSAGGEFASSTAFLVEHAPQRRGFMSSWQFASQGLATLLASGFGALLTSTLSTAQLESWGWRVPFLFGLAIGPIGLYIRRYVDEGVEFKTQARSEAPVRELFADQKMRVLLSIGVLVISTAINYMVLYMPTYAIKQLGLPASTGFAATLATGFVLTLVTPLVGHLSDRTGRIRVMAAAAVLMLATVWPTFVWLTHHASFSTMLAALIWIGLLKATYCGALPALMAELFPAQTRATGLAVSYNTGVTLFGGFAPFMITWLISATGNRLSPALYLMGCAVLSLVALLVARTRLGMR; encoded by the coding sequence ATGAATACGACCACCCTGACCTCGCAGGACGCCGCGCTCCCCAGCGCCGCGAAGATCCGGCGCATCATCTTCGCCGCGTCGATCGGCAATGCGCTCGAATGGTTCGACCTGATCGTCTACGGCTTTTTCGCGGTGACGATCGCCAAGCTGTTCTTCCCCGCGACCAGCGAAGCGACGTCGCTGCTGCTCACGCTCGGTACGTTCGGGCTGTCCTACCTGATCCGGCCGATCGGCGGCTTCGTGCTGGGCGCCTACGCGGACCGCGCGGGCCGCAAGGCGTCGCTGCTGCTGTCGATCGGGATGATGATGGTCGGCACGCTATTGATCGCGTTGATGCCGACCTACGCATCGATCGGCGTCCTTGCACCGCTCGGGATCATGCTGTCGCGGCTGATGCAGGGCTTTTCGGCCGGCGGCGAATTCGCGAGCTCGACCGCGTTCCTCGTCGAACATGCGCCGCAGCGGCGCGGCTTCATGTCGAGCTGGCAGTTCGCGAGCCAGGGGCTCGCGACGCTGCTCGCGTCGGGCTTCGGCGCGCTGCTGACGTCGACGCTGAGCACCGCGCAACTCGAAAGCTGGGGCTGGCGCGTACCGTTTCTGTTCGGGCTCGCGATCGGTCCGATCGGCCTCTATATCCGCCGCTACGTTGACGAAGGGGTCGAGTTCAAGACGCAGGCGCGCTCCGAAGCGCCCGTGCGCGAGCTGTTCGCGGACCAGAAGATGCGCGTGCTGCTGTCGATCGGCGTGCTCGTGATCTCGACCGCGATCAACTACATGGTGCTGTACATGCCGACCTATGCGATCAAGCAGCTCGGGCTGCCGGCCTCGACGGGCTTCGCAGCAACGCTCGCGACCGGCTTCGTGCTGACGCTCGTCACGCCGCTCGTTGGCCACCTGTCCGATCGCACCGGACGGATCCGCGTGATGGCCGCGGCCGCCGTGCTGATGCTCGCGACCGTCTGGCCGACGTTCGTGTGGCTCACGCATCACGCGTCGTTCTCGACGATGCTCGCCGCGCTGATCTGGATCGGCCTGCTGAAGGCGACGTACTGCGGCGCGCTGCCGGCGCTGATGGCCGAGCTGTTCCCGGCGCAGACCCGCGCGACCGGTCTGGCGGTCAGCTACAACACGGGCGTCACGCTGTTCGGCGGCTTCGCGCCGTTCATGATCACGTGGCTGATCAGCGCGACCGGCAACCGGCTGTCGCCTGCGCTGTATCTGATGGGCTGTGCGGTGTTGAGTCTCGTCGCACTGTTGGTCGCGCGCACGCGGCTCGGGATGCGCTGA
- a CDS encoding M20 family metallopeptidase, whose protein sequence is MSRTAAIQHALNQFESGAFFTTLSRRVGLRTESQDSGAGAALRAYLTDEIAPEAARLGFTSRIVENPVVGGGPFLLASRHEDDALPTVLIYGHGDVVRGYDAQWRAPLSPWRLTVDGDRWYGRGSADNKGQHTINLAALASVLDARGGRLGFNAKLLIEMGEEAGSPGLDALCRQERDALASDVLIASDGPRVTAERPTVFLGSRGAVNFKLSLRARDGGHHSGNWGGLLRNPATVLANALASLVDARGAIRVAGLRPPPIPAAVRAALADLSVGGGPGDPALDADWGEPGLSAAERVFGWNAFEILAFKAGNPEHPVNAIPPVAYAHCQLRFVVGTDWQALHAHLRAHLDAHGFADVEIDVERGAPATRLPPDDPWVRWAVASLARTTGKKPAILPNLGGTLPNEVFADTLGLPTLWVPHSYPACSQHAPDEHLLASVVREGLQMMAGLFWDLGDAAPPVRRAALAAAGAAL, encoded by the coding sequence TTGAGCCGTACCGCCGCCATCCAGCACGCGCTGAACCAGTTCGAATCGGGCGCCTTCTTCACGACCCTGAGCCGCCGCGTCGGGCTGCGCACCGAAAGCCAGGACAGCGGCGCGGGCGCCGCATTGCGCGCGTACCTGACCGACGAGATCGCGCCGGAAGCCGCGCGCCTCGGCTTCACGTCGCGGATCGTCGAGAACCCGGTCGTCGGCGGCGGGCCGTTTCTGCTCGCGTCGCGCCACGAGGACGACGCGCTGCCGACCGTCCTGATCTACGGCCACGGCGACGTCGTGCGCGGCTACGACGCGCAATGGCGCGCGCCGCTGTCGCCGTGGAGGCTGACCGTCGACGGCGATCGCTGGTACGGCCGCGGCAGCGCCGACAACAAGGGCCAGCACACGATCAACCTGGCCGCGCTGGCGAGCGTGCTCGACGCGCGCGGCGGCCGGCTCGGCTTCAACGCGAAACTGCTGATCGAGATGGGCGAGGAAGCGGGTTCGCCGGGCCTCGACGCGCTGTGCCGCCAGGAGCGCGACGCGCTCGCGTCGGACGTGCTGATCGCGTCCGACGGGCCGCGCGTGACCGCCGAACGCCCGACCGTGTTCCTCGGCTCGCGTGGCGCGGTCAACTTCAAGCTGAGCCTGCGCGCCCGCGACGGCGGCCATCACTCCGGCAACTGGGGCGGCCTGCTGCGCAATCCGGCGACCGTGCTCGCGAACGCGCTCGCGAGCCTCGTCGACGCGCGCGGCGCGATCCGCGTGGCGGGCCTGCGCCCGCCGCCGATCCCGGCCGCCGTGCGCGCCGCACTCGCCGACCTGTCCGTCGGCGGCGGCCCCGGCGATCCGGCGCTCGACGCCGACTGGGGCGAGCCCGGCCTCTCTGCCGCCGAGCGCGTGTTCGGCTGGAACGCGTTCGAGATTCTCGCGTTCAAGGCCGGCAATCCCGAGCATCCGGTCAATGCAATTCCGCCCGTCGCGTATGCGCACTGCCAACTGCGTTTCGTGGTCGGCACCGACTGGCAAGCGCTGCATGCGCACCTGCGCGCGCATCTCGATGCGCATGGCTTCGCCGACGTCGAGATCGACGTCGAACGCGGCGCGCCGGCGACGCGCCTGCCGCCGGACGATCCGTGGGTCCGCTGGGCCGTCGCGTCGCTCGCGCGCACGACCGGCAAGAAGCCCGCGATCCTGCCGAACCTCGGCGGCACGCTGCCGAACGAAGTGTTCGCCGATACGCTCGGGCTGCCGACGTTGTGGGTGCCGCACTCGTATCCGGCGTGCTCGCAACACGCGCCCGACGAGCACCTGCTCGCGAGCGTCGTGCGCGAGGGGCTGCAGATGATGGCCGGCCTCTTCTGGGATCTCGGCGACGCCGCGCCGCCCGTTCGCCGCGCGGCCCTCGCCGCGGCCGGCGCCGCACTGTAA
- a CDS encoding LysR family transcriptional regulator, whose protein sequence is MAAFLHGLALRYFVEVARTGSISDASARLHVAVSAISRQIAKLESELGAPLFERRPRGMTLSEAGERLLGFAQRSLLEAEHVMKEIGGLEALHGSLLKIVCSEGFAIDFLPGALAGFKARHPGVDFSVWVVSPAEATRRVRDGDADIGLTFSLAPEQGVRVEHTERAPVFALVRHDHPLAARDSVSLADVVRHPHVLPEAGTTVRQLIDMACVLDGLMLEPELTSNNTAVMYRYAQRTGAVMFTGLLSVRDRFDSDGFVVVPVTNPQLHERSIQVQTMAGRELPASVRAFRDHLVDVMSAASPPPVAARGPRRPGMR, encoded by the coding sequence ATGGCGGCTTTCCTGCATGGTCTTGCGCTGCGGTACTTCGTCGAAGTGGCGCGCACCGGGTCGATCAGCGACGCATCGGCGCGGCTGCACGTGGCCGTCTCGGCGATCAGCCGGCAGATCGCGAAGCTCGAGAGCGAGCTTGGCGCGCCGCTGTTCGAGCGGCGGCCGCGCGGGATGACGCTGTCGGAGGCCGGCGAACGGCTGCTGGGCTTCGCGCAGCGCAGCCTGCTGGAGGCCGAGCACGTGATGAAGGAAATCGGCGGGCTGGAAGCGCTGCACGGCAGCCTGCTGAAGATCGTCTGCTCGGAAGGGTTCGCGATCGATTTCCTGCCGGGCGCGCTCGCGGGCTTCAAGGCGCGCCACCCGGGCGTCGATTTCTCGGTGTGGGTCGTGTCGCCGGCGGAGGCGACGCGGCGCGTGCGCGACGGCGACGCCGACATCGGTCTGACGTTCAGCCTGGCGCCGGAGCAGGGCGTGCGCGTGGAACACACGGAGCGTGCGCCGGTCTTCGCGCTCGTGCGGCACGACCATCCGCTCGCGGCGCGCGACTCCGTGTCGCTCGCCGACGTCGTGCGGCACCCGCATGTGCTGCCGGAGGCCGGCACGACGGTGCGCCAGCTGATCGACATGGCGTGCGTGCTCGACGGGCTCATGCTCGAGCCGGAACTGACCAGCAACAACACCGCCGTGATGTACCGCTATGCGCAGCGTACCGGTGCGGTGATGTTCACGGGGCTGCTGTCGGTACGCGACCGCTTCGACTCGGACGGCTTCGTCGTCGTGCCCGTCACGAACCCGCAGCTGCACGAGCGCAGCATCCAGGTACAGACCATGGCGGGGCGCGAGCTGCCCGCGTCGGTACGCGCGTTTCGCGACCATCTGGTCGACGTGATGAGCGCCGCGTCGCCCCCGCCCGTTGCCGCGCGCGGCCCGAGACGCCCGGGCATGAGATAA
- the mnmH gene encoding tRNA 2-selenouridine(34) synthase MnmH, giving the protein MKNLIVTLDRAGEFDEIIDVRTPLEFAEDHIPGALNAPVLSNEERVIVGTMYRQVSPYEATRVGAAMVARNIARHLDTTFADRPRNWRPLIYCWRGGKRSGSMTTWFNLIGWQARQLDGGYKSYRRSVCATLDTLPTRFRYIALVGHTGCGKTRLLNALRDEGAQTLDLEALACHRGSLLGALPGVPQPAQKSFDSGLVGTLERFDPAWPVFVESESRKIGLVQLPLALMDAFRAGPWVQVEAEHDERIAFLLEDYAHLFDEPAAFKAQLHRLIGLHSREEVARWNALIDANARAELFGTLIDKHYDPAYARTYRSSYDKSNRVLTFTFRPNAADVRQQARALLDALARAGLPASPVAGNAAGSDTDTNQSTTTR; this is encoded by the coding sequence TTGAAGAACCTGATTGTCACCCTCGATCGCGCTGGCGAGTTCGACGAGATCATCGACGTGCGTACGCCGCTCGAGTTCGCCGAAGATCATATTCCCGGCGCGCTGAACGCACCCGTGCTCAGCAACGAGGAGCGCGTGATCGTCGGCACGATGTACCGTCAGGTGTCGCCGTACGAAGCGACGCGCGTCGGCGCGGCGATGGTCGCACGCAACATCGCGCGCCATCTCGACACCACGTTCGCCGACCGTCCGCGCAACTGGCGGCCGCTGATCTACTGCTGGCGCGGCGGCAAGCGCTCGGGCTCGATGACGACCTGGTTCAACCTGATCGGCTGGCAAGCGCGGCAGCTCGACGGCGGCTACAAGTCATACCGCCGCTCGGTGTGCGCGACGCTCGACACGCTGCCCACGCGGTTCCGCTACATCGCGCTCGTCGGCCACACGGGCTGCGGCAAGACGCGGCTCCTGAACGCGCTGCGCGACGAAGGGGCACAGACGCTCGACCTCGAGGCGCTCGCCTGCCACCGCGGCTCGCTGCTCGGCGCATTGCCGGGTGTGCCGCAGCCCGCGCAGAAGTCGTTCGATTCGGGTCTCGTCGGCACGCTGGAGCGTTTCGACCCCGCATGGCCTGTCTTCGTCGAATCGGAAAGCCGCAAGATTGGGCTCGTGCAGTTGCCGCTCGCGCTGATGGACGCGTTTCGCGCGGGGCCGTGGGTGCAGGTCGAGGCCGAGCATGACGAACGCATCGCGTTCTTGCTCGAGGACTACGCCCACCTGTTCGACGAACCGGCCGCGTTCAAGGCGCAATTGCATCGCCTGATCGGCCTCCACAGCCGGGAAGAGGTCGCGCGCTGGAACGCACTGATCGACGCGAACGCGCGTGCCGAACTGTTCGGCACGCTGATCGACAAGCATTACGATCCTGCGTATGCACGCACCTATCGTTCGTCGTACGACAAATCGAACCGCGTGCTGACGTTCACGTTCCGGCCGAATGCGGCCGACGTGCGCCAGCAAGCGCGTGCGCTGCTCGACGCGCTCGCGCGCGCCGGGCTTCCGGCGTCGCCCGTCGCCGGCAACGCAGCAGGATCCGACACCGACACAAACCAATCGACCACCACACGATGA
- a CDS encoding permease — protein MTTTRTQPNPALGWMTFLLIAVAGLFYVKWFPYYNKAFVAAEHHSIGQSILMGTSATAPEPSLKAALDYAWAYGKAIWQAMVLGLLLGSAVQALLPAHWVARVLGRTGFGSVAAGGLLSLPGMMCTCCAAPVVAGLRARHASPGGAVAFWLGNTVLNPAALVFMGFVLGWHWSVLRLVLGIAMVFGIGYLLNRIARPEDRGIDDAHLAALAAGQAAAGNPFVRWIKLLVRMAVRLVPEYIVLVLLLGAARAWLFPHIGPDIGNHLGWIIAFAVAGTLFVIPTAGEVPIIQAMLSLGMGVGPAAALLMTLPPISVPSLAMLARSFKPYMLAIVTALVVVFGIASGLLAIAFGF, from the coding sequence ATGACGACCACACGCACCCAACCCAATCCGGCGCTCGGCTGGATGACCTTCCTGCTGATCGCAGTCGCGGGACTGTTCTACGTGAAATGGTTCCCGTACTACAACAAGGCATTCGTTGCCGCCGAGCATCATTCGATCGGCCAGTCGATCCTGATGGGCACGTCGGCGACCGCGCCCGAGCCGTCGCTGAAGGCGGCGCTCGACTACGCATGGGCATACGGCAAGGCGATCTGGCAGGCGATGGTGCTCGGCCTGCTGCTCGGTTCGGCCGTGCAGGCGCTGCTGCCCGCGCACTGGGTCGCACGCGTGCTCGGTCGCACGGGCTTCGGCAGTGTCGCCGCGGGCGGCCTGCTGTCGTTGCCCGGCATGATGTGCACGTGCTGCGCGGCGCCGGTCGTCGCCGGCCTGCGCGCGCGGCACGCGTCGCCGGGCGGCGCGGTCGCGTTCTGGCTCGGCAACACGGTGCTGAATCCGGCCGCGCTGGTGTTCATGGGCTTCGTGCTCGGCTGGCACTGGAGCGTGCTGCGGCTCGTGCTCGGCATTGCGATGGTGTTCGGGATCGGCTATCTGCTGAACCGCATCGCGCGTCCCGAGGACCGCGGCATCGACGACGCGCACCTCGCCGCGCTGGCGGCCGGGCAGGCCGCGGCCGGCAATCCGTTCGTCCGCTGGATCAAGTTGCTCGTGCGCATGGCCGTGCGGCTCGTGCCCGAATACATCGTGCTCGTGCTGCTGCTCGGCGCGGCGCGCGCATGGCTGTTCCCGCATATCGGCCCGGACATCGGCAACCATCTCGGCTGGATCATCGCGTTCGCGGTCGCGGGCACGTTGTTCGTGATCCCGACGGCCGGCGAGGTGCCGATCATCCAGGCGATGCTGTCGCTCGGCATGGGCGTCGGCCCGGCCGCCGCGCTGCTGATGACGCTGCCGCCGATCAGCGTGCCGTCGCTCGCGATGCTCGCGCGTTCGTTCAAGCCGTACATGCTGGCGATCGTCACGGCCCTCGTGGTCGTGTTCGGGA